The sequence GTCCTGCAACCCGGCTTCGTCGGCACCACCCCACCACCGTGGGTGTGCCGCTGGCTTGGCGAGGGTCTCGGCTCGGTGGTGCTCTTCGCCCGCAACGTCGTCGACACCGAGCAGGTGGCCGCGCTCACCGCGACGCTGCGCGCGGAACGGCCGGACGTCATCGTGGCGATCGACGAGGAGGCCGGCGACGTCACCCGGCTGGAGTCGGTACACGGCAGCTCCCGGCCCGGCAACTTCGCCCTCGGCGCCGTCGACGACCCGGAGCTGACCGAGGCCGTCGCCCGGGACCTCGGTGCCGAACTGGCCGCCGCGGGGATCACCCTCAACTACGCCCCGGACGCCGACGTCAACTCCAACCCGGCGAACCCGGTGATCGGTGTCCGTTCCTTCGGCGCCGACCCGGTGCTGGTCGCGCGGCACACCGCCGCCTGGGTCCGCGGTCTTCAGGCCGGCGGCGTCGCGGCCTGCGCCAAACACTTCCCCGGGCACGGCGACACCCGGGTCGACTCACACCACGACCTGCCCCGGATCACCGCCGACCGCGACCGGCTCGACGCCTGCGAACTGGCCCCGTTCCGCGCCGCCGTGGCCGCCGGGGTGCAGGCGGTGATGACCGGCCACCTGCTGGTGCCCGCCCTCGACCCGCAGCTGCCGGCGACGCTGAGTCAGCGCATCCTGGGCGGGTTGCTCCGCGACGAGCTGGGCTTCTCCGGCGTGGTGGTCACCGACGCGGTGGAGATGCGCGCGGTAGCCGACCGGTACGGCTTCGCCGGTGCCACGATCCGCGCCCTGGCCGCCGGGGCCGACGCCATCTGCATCGGTGGCGAACGGGCCGACGAGCACGCCGCCAGCGAGCTGCGCGACGCCATCGTGGCCGCCGTCGTCTCCGGTGAGCTGCCCGAGGAACGCCTCGCCGAGGCCGCGAAGCGCGTCGGTCAACTCGCCGCCTGGACGGTGGGCGCCCGCAGCGCCGGCACTGTCGGCGCGCGCGGCGCCGCAGACGTCGGGCTGGTCGCCGCCCGCCGGGCCGTCCGGGTCACCGCAGCCCCGGGCACGACGGTGGCACTGCCCCTGACCCGCGCGGCGCACGTCGTCGAGTTCGAGCCGCTGCGCAACATCGCCATCGGCGCCGAGACCCCGTGGGGCATCGGCCTGCCACTGGCCGAACTGCTGCCCGACACCAGCACGGTCCGCTACGCCGAACCCGACGTGCCGGCCGACCCGGGCGCCGGGGCGGGCAACCGCCCCCTGGTCCTGGTCGTCCGTGACCTGCACCGGCACGACTGGATGCGCGCCGCAGTGCAGCGTGCGTTGGCCGCCCGGCCGGACGCGGTCGTCGTCGAGTTGGGCGTCCCCGAGCTGGTCACCGGGGCGGTGCACCTGGCAACCCACGGCGCCACCCGGGCCAGCGGGCGGGCCGCCGCCGAGGTGCTCACCGGCGCCCGCTGACCGGCCGCCCTACGGAAGGTCGGCGACCAGGTCGGCGTACTCGGGGTGCTTGTCGATGAACGCGGCCATGAAGGGGCACTGCGGCACCAGCTTCGTGCCGCGTGCCCGGAGCTGGTCCAGGGTGCCGCGGATCAGCGTGCCGCCCACCCCCTTGCCCTGAAAGCCCCGATCCACCTCGGTGTGGGTGAAGACCAGGACCTCCCCACGCGGCAGGTACGCGGTGAAGCCGGCCAGCGCGTCGTCGACCAGGATCTCGAAGCGGTGCTTCGCCGGGTTGTCCTCGACCAGGGTGCTCATCCGGCCATTCTCCCCGCCCGGTCGGCCAGCGCGTCGAGTTCGCCGAGCAGCCGGTCCACCTCGTCGGCAGTGTTGTAGTGGTAGATGCTGGCCCGCACCGCGCCGCCGCTGTCGCGCAGACCCATCAGCTGGAAGTACTCGTACGCGTAGTAGTCGCCGACGGAGAGGCAGAACCCGGCGGAGCCCAACGCCTCCTGGGTGGCTCCCGGCGACATCCCGGCGACCCGGAACGACACCGTCGGGCAGCGCCGCGCCGGCGAGCCGTAGACGGTGATCGCCGGCCGCTGCGCCAGCCCGGCGAGCAGGCGGTCCAGCAGGGCCTCCTCGTGCGCCTGGGCGGCGGCCAGGCCGGCCCGCAGCCGCGCCCGCCGGTCCCCGACCGCGTCCGGGTCCAACCCGGCCAGGTGATCCACAGCGGCGGCCACACCGGCCAGCAGCGGGAAGCTCGGCGTGCCGTACTCGAACCGGTCCGGCACCGCGTCGGAGGACGGCACCAGCTTCGCCGGGCGCAGCGCCGCCCACCGGGCCGGGTCCGCCACCATCGCCGCCAGGTGCGGACCGGACCACTTGTACGCGCTGGTGACCAGCACGTCGGCGCCGAGTGAGGCCAGGTCGGTCGGCCCGTGCGGAACCGAGTGCACCCCGTCGACGTGGACCAACGCGCCGACCGCGTGCGCGGTCTTGGCGATCGCCGACACGTCCGGCATGGTGCCGATGGCGTTGCTGCCGGCGGTCACCGCGACCAACCGGGTCCGCTCACTCACCAGGTCCGCGTACTGGGCCGCGGGCAGCTCACCGGTGTGCCGGTCGACCTCGGCCCAGCGCACCGTCGCGCCGGCCGCCTCGGCGGCCTGCACCCACGGTCGTACGTTCGCGTCGTGGTCGAGCCGGGAGACCACCACCTCGTCACCCGGGCGCCAGGTCGCGCCGAGCGTGCGGGCCAGGGTGTACGTCAGGGCGGTAGCGCTCGGGCCGAGCACGACCCCGGCCGGGTCGGCGCCGAGCAGGTCGGCCACCGCCGAACGGGCCCCGGCCACCAACTCCAACGACCGGCGACCCGCAACGTTGGCGGCGCTGCGATTACCGACCGCCGACCGCATGGCGTCGGTGACCGCGTCGATCACACCGGCCGCGGTCTGGGTGCCCCCGGCACCGTCGAAGTGGACGAAACCCTCGGTCAGGGCGGGGTAGGCGGCCCGGGTACGGGCGATGTCGAACGGCATGTCCGGGACCCTAGCCGGTGCTCCCCGTGCCCTGGTCGGCCGCCAGGTGCACCGTTCGGCGGTGGCGTCGCGGATGTCTCGTACTCTTGGCGGGGTGACGAACCGACCCGCCACCATGCCCATTCCCCCCGTCCGCCGCGCCGCCGGTCTCTTCGCCGGTCTGGCGCTCGGCCTCGCCGTGCTCGCCGGGTGCAGCTCCCAGGGAGCTTCCACCGACTGCGGGCTGGACGCCTGCACTGTCACCTTCGAGCGGGGTGTCGACGCGAGCGCCACCATCCTGGGCGTCGAGGCCAAGCTGGTCGGCGCCGAGGGTGACCAGGTGACCGTCGAGGTCGCCGGTGAGCAGCTCACCCTGACCACCGGCCAGCAGGCCGCCGAGGCCGGGGGCTTCGCGGTCACCCTGGACAGCGTGACCGACCAGCAGGTCAAGATTCGCGTATCGCGCAACCCGGGCAGCTGACCTGGGCGGGCGGCGGTGGCCGACGTTTGGGAATCTTCAGAATCGGAGATTGTGACGCCATGTCACTCACCCGTAGCGCCGAAGCCACCGCCTCCCGTACGGCGGACAGCCGGTGGCTGGAACTCCTCGCCCGGGCCGGCTTCATCGGCTACGGCATCGTCCACCTCCTCTTCGCCTGGTTGGCGTTGCAGATCGCGTTCGGTACGTCGTCCGACGACGGCGACCAGTCCGGCGCGCTGCGTACCCTCTCCGCACAGC comes from Micromonospora vinacea and encodes:
- a CDS encoding GNAT family N-acetyltransferase, with product MSTLVEDNPAKHRFEILVDDALAGFTAYLPRGEVLVFTHTEVDRGFQGKGVGGTLIRGTLDQLRARGTKLVPQCPFMAAFIDKHPEYADLVADLP
- a CDS encoding glycoside hydrolase family 3 protein; the protein is MTTTGHLPALAAAVLQPGFVGTTPPPWVCRWLGEGLGSVVLFARNVVDTEQVAALTATLRAERPDVIVAIDEEAGDVTRLESVHGSSRPGNFALGAVDDPELTEAVARDLGAELAAAGITLNYAPDADVNSNPANPVIGVRSFGADPVLVARHTAAWVRGLQAGGVAACAKHFPGHGDTRVDSHHDLPRITADRDRLDACELAPFRAAVAAGVQAVMTGHLLVPALDPQLPATLSQRILGGLLRDELGFSGVVVTDAVEMRAVADRYGFAGATIRALAAGADAICIGGERADEHAASELRDAIVAAVVSGELPEERLAEAAKRVGQLAAWTVGARSAGTVGARGAADVGLVAARRAVRVTAAPGTTVALPLTRAAHVVEFEPLRNIAIGAETPWGIGLPLAELLPDTSTVRYAEPDVPADPGAGAGNRPLVLVVRDLHRHDWMRAAVQRALAARPDAVVVELGVPELVTGAVHLATHGATRASGRAAAEVLTGAR
- a CDS encoding cysteine desulfurase-like protein, with protein sequence MPFDIARTRAAYPALTEGFVHFDGAGGTQTAAGVIDAVTDAMRSAVGNRSAANVAGRRSLELVAGARSAVADLLGADPAGVVLGPSATALTYTLARTLGATWRPGDEVVVSRLDHDANVRPWVQAAEAAGATVRWAEVDRHTGELPAAQYADLVSERTRLVAVTAGSNAIGTMPDVSAIAKTAHAVGALVHVDGVHSVPHGPTDLASLGADVLVTSAYKWSGPHLAAMVADPARWAALRPAKLVPSSDAVPDRFEYGTPSFPLLAGVAAAVDHLAGLDPDAVGDRRARLRAGLAAAQAHEEALLDRLLAGLAQRPAITVYGSPARRCPTVSFRVAGMSPGATQEALGSAGFCLSVGDYYAYEYFQLMGLRDSGGAVRASIYHYNTADEVDRLLGELDALADRAGRMAG